The genomic region GCGCCGCCGCGACGCGCGACGGCGAGAAGCTCGCCGGGCCGGTACGGCGTCTCGAAGCGCGCGACGAAGGACTTCGCCTCCCCCACCCGCGCGCTGCCCAGCGACGTGCCGTCGAGGAGCAGCTCGACCTCGTCGGCATCCGCGTAGACGTCGACCAGGACCGATGCGCCGGGCTCGACGTCCCACGTCCACGAGGCCACGGTGTCGTCCCACGACCACGGCGTCGTCGCGGTCGGCCGGCCGTGATGGCGCGGCCGGTGCACGGCGATGTACGGCTCCGCTCTCAGCCCGTAGACGATCTCGCGCCAATACGAGATCGTCCGCCGGTGCCCGGTGATGTCGAGATCGCCGCATTCGGCGGTCAGATACGGGAACGGGCCCGCCGTTCCGGTCGCGACGTAGCCCTCGGCGTCGGTGTAGTCGACTCGCCCGATGCCCGCTTCGCCGAGATAGTCCCAGCCCGTCCACGTGAAGTCGCCGATGACGTGGGGCAGCTCGGTGACGAGCGCCCACATCGCGTCGATGTGCGCGGGGAAGGTCTCGGAGCCGACGATCACGCGGTGCGGATGGTCGACGGCGTCCTGCCGGTAGCGCGAGTCGGCGTAGTTGAAGCCGACGACGTCGAGCGCGGCCGCGGACTCCTCGATGGAGTCGCTGACGAGCTGAGAGGCGTTCATGAGCGCCATCTGCTCTCCCATGTTCGCCATCATCGTGTTGGGATCCGTCTCGGAGAGCTCCGCCATCGCGTCCGCGATGCGGTCGAGGTTGGCGATGATCCCGTTGATGCCGTTCGTCACCGGCCGCGTCGGGTCGAGCCGTCGCACCTCCTCGGCGAGGCGACGGCTCCAGGCACCGCCGAGCGGCGTGCCGAGTTCGAGGATCTCGTTGCCGATCGAGTAGAGCACGACGCTCGGGTGATTGAGATCCTTCGCGACCATCGCCGCGACATCGCTGCGCCAGTGCTCGGGGAACGACGGCGCGCGGTCGAAGGCCGTCTTGGAGCGCGTCCACACGTCGGCCAGTTCGTCCATGACGAGCACGCCCTGGCGGTCGCACGCCTCGAGCATCGCTCGGCTCATCGGGTTGTGGGCGCTGCGGAGCGCGTTGAAGCCGGCCTCCTTCAGCAGGCGCACGCGACGATCCTCGGCCGCGTCGATCGTCGCCGCACCCAGGGGCCCGTTGTCGTGGTGGACGCATGCGCCGCGCAGCAGCACCGGCTCGCCGTCGATGCGCAGACCCCGCGCGGGGTCGACCTGCACGCGCCGGATGCCGAAGGTGGCGGCATCCGTGTCGAGCTCGTCGCCTGCATCGACAAGTCGCGCGCGCACCTCGTACAGCCACGGGTGATCGGGATGCCACGTCAGCGGCCGCTCGACGGCGACACGCATGCGCGCCGTCGCCGGCTCGCCGGGCAGCACCGTCACGGGCGCCGTCGCCTCTGCGACGACGTCGCCGCCCGGGCCCACGACCTCCCAGTGCACGCGCAGGCTCCGCGCCCGGCGGGTCTCGTTCTCGACGATCGTCATGATCTCGACGACCGCGCGGTGTGCGTCGATGTCGGGCGTGGTCACCCGGGTTCCACCCAGCGGAATGTGCACCGGATCGGACACCGCCAGGTGGACGGGCCGGTAGATGCCGGCGCCGGAGTACCACCGGCTGTCGCGGTGCGCGCGCGCTTCCACGGTGAGCCGGTGGGTCGCGCCCGGCCGCAGGAACGCGTCGAGCGCCACGGTGAAGGCGCTGTAGCCGTTCGGTTCGTGCGCGACGACGTTCCCGTCGACGAGGACGACGGCATCGCGGTAGACGCCCTCGAACTCCAGGACGACGGACCTGTCGCGCCATTCCTCGGGGACGTCCAGGATGCGGGCGTACTCGAACACGCCGCCGGGGAAGTAGCCGGCGGCCGCGCCCTGGTCGCTGTCCGCCGACCGAGGCAGGTCTCGCATGGCGTCGTGGGGAAGGCGCACGGGACGCGGCGCGGTGTCGGGTGTCGGCTGCTCGAACGCCCCGAGCTTGGGCCCGACGGTCCAGCCGTCGAGCAGGGGCGTGCGGATCATGCGGCGCCCTCGGCGGCGTCGGGCTCCGGCTCGAGCGCATCAAGCGCCTGCTCGAGCCCATCGAGATCGAAACCCGTGACGAGCCCCCGGAAGAACTCGGCGAGCGCCTCGGCCATGTCGGTCGAGGTCGGGTCGAGGAGCCACTGCACCTGCAGGCCGTCCATCATCGCGATCGTCGCGACCGCCGCGCGGTAAGGGTCCACCCCCGGCAGAAGTCGGCCGGCCGCGGCGACCTTCTCGTACGCGAGCTTCGTGCTCTCGCGGACGTACTCGTATCTGCGGACGAAGTAATCATGGGCGGGATGGGCCGGATCCGTGGCTTCCGCCGACACGGTGCAGTACAGCTCAACCACACCGGGGGTGGAGGCGCTGTGATTCGCGAGCGCCACCAGTCCGCGCAGCGATTCCACACCGTCCACCGTGTCGAAATCGACGACTGCGCGCGACTGGTCGTCGCGGTGGTCCAGCACCGCCTGCAGGAGCGCGCTCTTGTTCTTGAAGTGGTGGAGCAGACCGGCCTCGCTCATCCCGACGCGCGCGGCGACCTCGCGCAGTGATCCCTTGCGGTAGCCCGACTGCGCGAACACCTCCAGCGCAGCATCCAGGATCGCCGTGCGGGTCGCGGCGCTCTTCGCATACTCGCCGCGCGGCTTGCGCGTGCGAGTCACCGCGGGGTTCGCGTCGGAGTCCGTCATCGTCACACCGTATCCCGCCCGTGGGCACCCTCATGGGCGCTGCGGGCGGACCCTTCGGATACCGTTCTATAACGAATTTCTAGTACTCGCTAGTTTTTTATCTCAAAAACCTAGCGTTCGCTTGGTATTGCTGTTACGGTCGACCCCCAGACGGCGCTCCATTGGCGGATCGCCCCCAACGAAAGGGACCAAGGATGTTCCGATGGAAGGCCACAGCAGCCCTCACCGCCATCGCAGCACTCGCGCTCACCGGCTGCGCCGGCGGCGGCGAGTCGGACGGCGGCACTGACTCCGGGCGCGCCGACCGGCTCACACTGACCGCGATCGTCGGTCCGACCAGCTACGACATCGGGCAGGGCGCCGAGTGGGGCAACCGAAGCGCCTTCTTCCAGGCGGTGTTCGACACACTGCTGATGAACAGCGCGACGGGCGAGATCGAGCCGTGGATCGCGACGGACTGGGAGTACAACGACGACAGCACGGTGCTCACGCTCACGATCCGCGACGACGTGACCTTCACCGACGGCACGCCCCTCGATGCGGATGCCGTCGTCGCCAGCCTCGAGCGATTCCGCGACGGCAGCTCGCCGCAGGCGGCGACGCTCGCCGGCAAGGAGTTCACCGCGGTCGACGCGACCACGGTCGAGATCTCGCAGGACGCGCCGGACCCCTCGCTCCTGAGCATCCTCACCAAGACCTCGGGCCTCATCCAGGCGCCGTCGACCTTCGACGACCCGAACGCGGCCACCGAGCCGATCGGCTCCGGTCCGTACATCCTCGACACCGCGGCGACCGTGACCGGCACCACATACCAGTACACGGCGAACCCGGACTACTGGAACGCCGACGCGGTCAAGTACGACAACCTCACGATCAACGTCATCGAGGACCCGACCGCCACGCTCAACGCGATCAAGGCCGGCGAGGCGAACGGTGCGAAGATCACCCTCAACGACCAGATCCCCGAGATCGAAGCATCCGGATGGACGATCGAGGCGAACGAGCTGGACTTCCAGGGTCTGCTCCTGCTCGACCGCGACGGAACGATGGCCCCGGAGCTCGGCGATGTCCGAGTGCGCCAGGCCATCAACATGGCGTTCGACCGCGAGGCGCTCCTGAGCGCTCTGCAGGCCGGCTACGGCACCGTCACGGAGCAGGTCTTCCCGACGAGCTCGGTCGCCTACGACGAGTCGCTCGACAGCACCTACGGGTACGACCCCGAGGCCGCCAAGGCACTCCTCGCCGAGGCCGGCTACCCGAACGGATTCGACATCGACATGATGTCGACCCCCGCGTTCCAGACCACGTTCGACCTCGTCGCGCAGCAGCTGGCCGACATCGGCATCACGGTGAACTACACCGATCCGGGCGCGGCGAACTTCATCGCGGACATGCTGGCTCCGAAGTACCCGGCCACGTGGATGGCACTGGAGCAGAACCCCGACTGGCAGCTGATCAACTTCATGATCGCGCCCCAGGCGACGTTCAACCCGTTCCACTCGCAGGACCCTCAGGTCGACGAGTACATCAGCACCATCCAGCTGGGCACCGAGGACGAAGCCGCGCAGGCGACCAAGGACCTCAACGCCTATCTCGTCGACCAGGCCTGGTTCGCTCCGTTCTTCCGCGTGCAGGGCACGTACGCCGTGGACGCGAACACGGACCTGGAGATGTGGAGCGTGAACGCCTACCCGTCGATCTTCGGCTTCTCGCCGAAGAACTGATCAGCTCGGGCCGTCCGCGCCTCATCCGCGCGGACGGCCCGCACCAGATGGGAGAGTCACCATGCTCACATTCATCCTCCGCCGCCTCGCCTCGGGCGT from Microbacter sp. GSS18 harbors:
- a CDS encoding glycoside hydrolase family 2 TIM barrel-domain containing protein gives rise to the protein MIRTPLLDGWTVGPKLGAFEQPTPDTAPRPVRLPHDAMRDLPRSADSDQGAAAGYFPGGVFEYARILDVPEEWRDRSVVLEFEGVYRDAVVLVDGNVVAHEPNGYSAFTVALDAFLRPGATHRLTVEARAHRDSRWYSGAGIYRPVHLAVSDPVHIPLGGTRVTTPDIDAHRAVVEIMTIVENETRRARSLRVHWEVVGPGGDVVAEATAPVTVLPGEPATARMRVAVERPLTWHPDHPWLYEVRARLVDAGDELDTDAATFGIRRVQVDPARGLRIDGEPVLLRGACVHHDNGPLGAATIDAAEDRRVRLLKEAGFNALRSAHNPMSRAMLEACDRQGVLVMDELADVWTRSKTAFDRAPSFPEHWRSDVAAMVAKDLNHPSVVLYSIGNEILELGTPLGGAWSRRLAEEVRRLDPTRPVTNGINGIIANLDRIADAMAELSETDPNTMMANMGEQMALMNASQLVSDSIEESAAALDVVGFNYADSRYRQDAVDHPHRVIVGSETFPAHIDAMWALVTELPHVIGDFTWTGWDYLGEAGIGRVDYTDAEGYVATGTAGPFPYLTAECGDLDITGHRRTISYWREIVYGLRAEPYIAVHRPRHHGRPTATTPWSWDDTVASWTWDVEPGASVLVDVYADADEVELLLDGTSLGSARVGEAKSFVARFETPYRPGELLAVARRGGAEVGRHALRTAEHPGLRIRAEEPAVDADGLAYLVVELAGDAGVVACDADRLVTVAIEGPGELAGLGTGRARTEEPFAGPSVTTYDGRALAVVRPTGPGVISVSAMSEGLDAAVAVVSVRE
- a CDS encoding TetR/AcrR family transcriptional regulator; its protein translation is MTDSDANPAVTRTRKPRGEYAKSAATRTAILDAALEVFAQSGYRKGSLREVAARVGMSEAGLLHHFKNKSALLQAVLDHRDDQSRAVVDFDTVDGVESLRGLVALANHSASTPGVVELYCTVSAEATDPAHPAHDYFVRRYEYVRESTKLAYEKVAAAGRLLPGVDPYRAAVATIAMMDGLQVQWLLDPTSTDMAEALAEFFRGLVTGFDLDGLEQALDALEPEPDAAEGAA
- a CDS encoding ABC transporter substrate-binding protein encodes the protein MFRWKATAALTAIAALALTGCAGGGESDGGTDSGRADRLTLTAIVGPTSYDIGQGAEWGNRSAFFQAVFDTLLMNSATGEIEPWIATDWEYNDDSTVLTLTIRDDVTFTDGTPLDADAVVASLERFRDGSSPQAATLAGKEFTAVDATTVEISQDAPDPSLLSILTKTSGLIQAPSTFDDPNAATEPIGSGPYILDTAATVTGTTYQYTANPDYWNADAVKYDNLTINVIEDPTATLNAIKAGEANGAKITLNDQIPEIEASGWTIEANELDFQGLLLLDRDGTMAPELGDVRVRQAINMAFDREALLSALQAGYGTVTEQVFPTSSVAYDESLDSTYGYDPEAAKALLAEAGYPNGFDIDMMSTPAFQTTFDLVAQQLADIGITVNYTDPGAANFIADMLAPKYPATWMALEQNPDWQLINFMIAPQATFNPFHSQDPQVDEYISTIQLGTEDEAAQATKDLNAYLVDQAWFAPFFRVQGTYAVDANTDLEMWSVNAYPSIFGFSPKN